CATATAATATCCAAAGTTTTCTGTCACATGTactcaaaacattttcttctaaccATTTTATCTGTATTCAGAAGCATCTTTGGTGTACTATGTTGGGTCCGACTTCTTTAAACTCTGCAGCGGTGATCCACATGTACTGGAAGGCAGAGAGGGATGCAAGAATAGAGCCTCCCACCCACACTGATATTTTCCTTTCTGGGGGAGCAATAACCTGCACAGGGGTGTTGGCAGGCACCACCTTTGCTATATCTTTAACTAGCCGCTTATCTAAACCAGGGAAAGAGGTTGATCCCCCAGCAAGGATAATattggagaaaaaggaatgccTCAGATCTGTATCACATTTCATTATGCTGCTGAAGCACATCTTATCAATGCCAGGGGTCTCAAGATGCAGGAGACTTGGAGAGAAGAGGGCCTCTGGACAATGAAAGAGCTGGTCATGGAGTTTGATTGTCTTCCCATCAGGTAGTTGGTAAACCTTCTCTATACAATCAGCTTTCTTGGCCTTTTCCTCTTCAAAGTTCATTGCCACATAACAAGAGGTTTCCTTAATGTCTGTGACAATCTTTCTGTCTGAAGCACGAAGCAGCGTGATGCCGTGCTCCTTCAACAGCATAATGAGGTAGTTGGTAAGGTCAAGACCGGCCAGATCTAGCTGCTGGACACTGTGAGGCAGACAGGAGCCCTCAAAGATGGGTACACACTGGGTAACCCCAGCACCTGAATTCAGCACAAAGCCAGTTGTGAGGCCAGCAGCAAAGAGAGCTAGCACCCCCTGGATGGACATATAGAAGGCAGGAACCTCCAGATGCTCAAAAAACACTTCAGTGACCCGTTGCCGGTTGGCCAGTGGGTTCAGTGCTGACTCTGTAATCAAGACTGGGCCATCACAGGGCTTTAGCTTCAGGTTATCGTTGTAGATATGCTTCCACATGATCTCCATGTCCCCCCAGCAAGTAATGAGACCACGCTCCACTGGGTAGCTGTAGGAAAAGCAATGAGATAAATGGCAGCTTTAAATTTTTCCAGTGTCTACTCTCTTCAAACATGGGTTAATCCCCGTATTTATTACCAGTAGCACTTTATGGGCAGTGCCCGCCAGAACCTCTCAGAGATGGTAACTGCCAGCAAAAGATAGCCCAGCTACCTTCCTCTGCGATTTTTGTTGCTTTCCATCTTCCCTGCCTCTTTGGAATACCCTTTttgactttaaatatatatatagggaaATCTTCACAGTTTTAATATCAGTTAGTTGAAAACAAATAGCCCGGAAGACAAAGGTACCTTGAATTAACATTCCTAAATGAACTTGTATTTTATGAACGATAACTGTCTTTGTACGTTTGAATACATTTGAATAGATACAGCGAGCAAGTAATGTTCACTCTTTAGGTATGTGGTACCCTCAGAGATTTGCGGCTCGAGCGTTGCAATAATGATAGCTGGCAGAGACTTTCCTGTTCCTCACTTCTTATCCTTTCTCTCAGTGTTGGGCCTCTCCTCTGGGATCCCCCTACTTTGCCTCCACGCGGGTCCTGCCCGCCGGGAGAAGGCGGTACCTGATGGAAAGT
This Phocoena sinus isolate mPhoSin1 chromosome 4, mPhoSin1.pri, whole genome shotgun sequence DNA region includes the following protein-coding sequences:
- the ACTRT3 gene encoding actin-related protein T3; amino-acid sequence: MSYYQLPVVIDNGSGVIKAGLAGSREPQFVYPNFIGRAKGQTWGAEGAQEVCVGDQAQQRRSALSISYPVERGLITCWGDMEIMWKHIYNDNLKLKPCDGPVLITESALNPLANRQRVTEVFFEHLEVPAFYMSIQGVLALFAAGLTTGFVLNSGAGVTQCVPIFEGSCLPHSVQQLDLAGLDLTNYLIMLLKEHGITLLRASDRKIVTDIKETSCYVAMNFEEEKAKKADCIEKVYQLPDGKTIKLHDQLFHCPEALFSPSLLHLETPGIDKMCFSSIMKCDTDLRHSFFSNIILAGGSTSFPGLDKRLVKDIAKVVPANTPVQVIAPPERKISVWVGGSILASLSAFQYMWITAAEFKEVGPNIVHQRCF